Proteins encoded together in one Prionailurus viverrinus isolate Anna chromosome B1, UM_Priviv_1.0, whole genome shotgun sequence window:
- the LOC125164376 gene encoding 40S ribosomal protein S23-like produces MGKYLGLHTARKCRSHLGDQKRHGKQYREAHLGTALKANAFGGASHAKEIVLEKIGAEAKQPNSAIRKCDRVQLIENGQKITAFVPNDSCLNFTEENDDVPVGGFGHKGHAISDIPGFGSNIVRTARVSLLTLYKGKKERPRS; encoded by the coding sequence ATGGGCAAGTATCTCGGTCTCCATACTGCCAGGAAGTGCCGTAGCCACCTAGGAGATCAGAAGCGGCATGGTAAACAGTACAGGGAAGCCCATCTGGGCACAGCCCTGAAGGCCAATGCTTTTGGAGGTGCTTCCCACGCAAAGGAAATTGTGCTGGAAAAAATAGGGGCTGAAGCCAAACAGCCAAATTCTGCCATCAGGAAGTGTGACAGGGTCCAGCTGATTGAGAATGGCCAAAAAATCACAGCCTTTGTGCCCAATGATAGTTGTTTGAATTTTACGGAGGAAAATGATGATGTTCCTGTTGGTGGATTTGGTCACAAAGGTCATGCGATCAGTGACATTCCTGGATTTGGCTCTAACATTGTCAGAACAGCCAGGGTCTCTCTTTTGACTTTATACAAGGGCAAGAAGGAAAGACCAAGATCATAA